AAGTGAGGGGGACAGAAGAAAACAAGCTGGTTTTTGGGAGGCTTTTGAATGGAGTTGCTAAGAGTGTAGCTGACTGTCAGTTACACTAATGGATCCCAATGTACCTGTTTTCAGAAAAGTAAGAAAGTAAGTCTGGTAATGTCAAGTGGTTTGAGTTAGTTGAGTGAATATCAGATTAAGTAAGtaagtaaagtctccatagtcccagaataccacaggctgctttcccctcacCAAGCCTTcagcgagaggcaaggttgagaaggtggagccttcatgaataacctcggccagtacgggaattggacccgtgctgttggcctcgctctgcatcacgaaccagctatccagccaactgagctaaaccatcctTCCAAATCAGATGATTGATATTGCATAAATCCAACTCATTTCCCATGTGGCCCCTTTTTGGACATTGTTGTGTTGGAAGGCACTTATTTGTGATTATTTACAGTGTACGGTTTTGGTCTCTTTGAAATGGAgatataattgcattggaagcagtacaGAAAAGGCTCGCTCGACTTATTCCGGGATAAAAGGCTGATCCTCTGAAGAATGGCTGAACCGGGTGGATttatattggagtttagaagaagaagAGGTGACCTTACTGAAGCATAAGATCCTGAGAGGATTTTTTCAtgcttcggtgcagactcgatgggccaaagggcctcttctgaataattattctgtgattctgtgacttgaCACAGTAGGTACCAAGAGGATGTTTCTATTTGTCGTGGCCACAGATTAATAATGAGGTCcaccatttaagactgaggtgaggaggatttTCTTTTCTCTGAGTATTATTAGTCTGGAATTCTCttgtccagagagcagtggaggctggatcttTGAATTTATCCAAGGTTGAGCTGGGCAGACTTTTAATAGACCAGAGAGTTGAGGGTTATGAGGGGCAGGCAGGACAGTgcagttgagaccacaaccagatcagccatgatcttgttgaatgacaGCAAGATCAAAGGTTTTCCCGAAGAGGATCAACATTTTGCATGCTTGTTCTACTGAGTCTTTTTGAAAATCTGATGGCTCGAGTTAAGTTTGCAGTCAAAAACTAAATGGAAAAAGTAATTTTAAATATGCTTATCATAACTCCTTCAGTCatctcccaaaatgtctctttcgGTACTCGTTCTCAATAGTAAGCTTCCATATGCTTTCCTCTCCTTTAGGAGCTCCACAAATATGGTGTGACCACTGTTGTGAGAGTATGTGATGCCACATATGACAAGAGTCCAGTAGAGAATGAAGGTATTGAAGTCATCGTAAGTATGAGGCTTTACTTTAAATTTCCATTTGGCAAAAGCAATCATATGAACTTTTCCAGATTTAAAAAATGGAAAAATCCAAGAATGTGAACCGAATAAAACAAGGAAAGCTTGTTAATGAATTGTGAATACAGTCATCGAGTCAGAGGTTTataagcacagaaaaggcccttcagtccattgCATCTGCACCAGTCCAAAACAACCACattactattctaatcccattttccagcacttggcccatagctttctatgccttgggattgcaagtgtacatataaatacttcttaaatgtttcaGGGTCTCGGACTCTCACCATTTTCTGGGTGATAAAGGTTTTCCTTACAACCCCTCTacacctcctgtcccttaccttaaatctatgccccctggtcattgatccctccaccaagaggaaacgttcctccctcctctgctccaaggaaaacagccccagtctgtccaatctctttatatctaaaactctccaacccaggcaacatcctggtaaatgtcctctgccccctttccagtgctatcacatccctcctataatatggattccagaactgcacacaatactctggctGTGGCCTAACTAACATTTTATATCGTTCCAGTATCTtaatcggctaataaaggcaagtataccatatgccttcttaaccactgtatccacctactCTGCTATCTTAAGgggccggtgtacatgcacaccaaggtccctctgatcctcggtgcttcccagggtcttgCCGGTCACTATGTATTCCACTGTCACGTTTGCCacacccaagtgcatcacctcacactttccttcACTGAAAACTTATGATCTCAGGGATTTGTTGTGACCCAATATGCTATGGTTATGTTCAACATACTGACTAAGTCATTAGCATTAAGCCAAATGTCACAAATAATTGCCTCCTACCACACTGAGTTCCTTTAAGTAAAAAGCAGGCTCACAGAAAACGTGTTAGATTTATGTAACTTCAAGAATCTCTGATATATACTCAATTAATGTAAACTACATAAACATTGCCAAACTTGCTTTCCTGCATTTCTGGAGTTGTGCAAAGATACATTGGGGTAATTTAGTGTGATTCACAGTCACCTGTACTCTTACCAGTCTGTTCACAAACCTGTTAAATAACATGCTTGTTTGccattgtccccctcactcccctcaaatgcTCTCCTTTCCCCAAACTTCAAAGTCTTCCTGTCCGTGATGGAGTTTTTTGCTCACATTTGTAAATAGACTTCATCAACCACTTTTTCAGAAAATATAGCTAAGTTGTAAATTATGCTGTGTGCATACTTAACTATTAAACAAATGTTGCCTTACTCACTGAGCACTTTTTAACATATGCATGCACATGCTCCACATCTTTTCAGATACAGATTATGGCAAAATGTTCTTCAACTTCAACAAAACAATAGTAAGTGGGAACTTTTGATAACTGCTGCACATGCTTAAGGTTTCCAAAAAGGTTGGCAATCACTTCCAGCTCAACTGTGCTAATTGATTGACAGGCTTCACTCTTATGTTGGACATCATTAAACCGCCTGCTTCAGAGGCACATTGGTGCAGTCCTCATTGATATTGAACAGGATCTTCCTGCGGACTTATACCACTCTGCAAATGGTAGATCTGTGCATAGGAAGATGCAATCATTGAAAGTTAGAAATCAATTGACATATCTCCAACCTCATTAAAATAATGGTATCACAATTCTCCTATTTAAAATAGCTTTTGTCCCACTGCTGCTTGGACTTAAAAAATTAGGCAACAATTATTTATTGCTCCAAGAAGTTTCAACTCCCAGTTTTTATTTCTTCTTGCGTGTGATGTGGAATTCTTTGGAAAGGCCAgggaattgctgtgggtctggagtcccatgtaagccagaccagataaggTTGATGAAATTCCTTCCCTAAAAATACATTAACGAACCAGGTGGATCTTTATGATaattgatagtttcatggtcaccattaccgagactagctttatattctagTCTTAGTAATTGAACATAAATTCcaccgtggtgagatttgaacccatgcctcAGAACATTAgcttggatctctggattactagtccactgaccataaccactacgccaccgtataATTGGTTGAAATGATTAAACAACTAGGTCCTTTTGAGTACCCACTTTTTTGCATCTGGAATTTTCAATTATAATATTCCCATGCCGTACGTTGGAGCCCAGTCAATTTGAGATTTGTGATCCTCTGTCTCAGTCAAATAACGAACATTTTAATAAGTTTTATAGGTTCCCCGTTGACTGGCTTGGCTCATTCTATGCCCTCTTACGTCATTAAATATGAACATCAATTTTTCTTCACGCTGTCACTTGGTAatgcttgaatattgctgaaaagagagacatgttgccgaagtttttcatcttgaactggtcaggacaaatgcaagaatgccaatttTCAAACAATACCAGCAATATATGCTACAGGAGAAAAGAGGCTTCTGATTGGTCGGCAAATCAACCCTGATTGACCGAGGCGTTGCCAAGGAGAAAGCAGTGGGGAGTTCCAGGTTTCTCGAGcctctgggtaattcaaaaaaggagAAAGACTTGAATATATTCCTTTTCTTTGCAGAGAATTGCTCCCCGGGAATGTTTCATCAACTGGAAGTGTAACTTCTTAAATAAACTTTTATCTCCAATAATTTTAAACTGCTTAGTGTGACCTATGAATTCCAGTCATTCCCAAGTCACCATTATAAATCAATAATGGAGTAAAATAATTATTGACATAGAATGACCCAAGCAAGCTTTTTGATCGATGACAGGTAGCTCATTTGCCATTGTACTCATGCCgtattctgatttttaaaaaaaactagcaAACTTTTGGAATGCGAGCAACAGCAAGATTGGCGTGCTAATTGTGAGTTGTATGTTGCTAGTGTTTCTGTTCCAGGAACTTTTGGTGAACGTGAGAAAGGAGACCGTGAACCTAGGAAATTGAATTAACTTTTAGTAAAATGATGCAAAAGTTTCCTTATTTTCCACATCCTTCCCCCAAATAGATTTATGCAGATTTCCATTCTTACATTTCTTGCAATCCTTGAACATTGTGAATTCTTCCACTGCAACTTCTATcaatgcattttttttttaaattagagtacccaattatttttttctaattaaggggcaatttagcaaggccaatccacctcccttgcacatctttttgtgttgttggggtgagacccacgcagacacggagaatgtgcaaactccacaaggacggtgacccgggccgggatcgaacccgagtcctcagcaccgtgaggcagcagtgctaaccactgcgccaccgcgccgccCATTCTATCAATATATTTAATAGGAATGTTTTTTGGGAACAGCTAATCTTGATCTTGGGCCAAATCAGTGAATACGATTAGAGTTGTTTTCTTCCACTTCTCTTTCTTGCCCTAAGCTGTTAGTAGGTCAAATCATTGATTTCAAACTTTTTATTAATTGAttgacatcatgggcgaaattctccggtatcggcgcgatgtccgctgaccggtgccaaaaacggcgcaaatcagtcgggcatcgcgccaccccaaaggtacggaatcctccgcatcttggggggccgagccccaaccttgaggggctaggcccgtgtcggactaatttccgccccgccagctggcggaaaaggcctttggtgccccgccagctggcgcggaaatgacatcaccaggcggcgcatgcgcgggagggttagcggccgttcacggcatccccgcgcatgcgctgtggggggagtctcttccacctccgccatggtggagaccggggcgaaggcggaaggaaaagagtgcccccacggcacagggccgcccgcggatcggtgggccccgatcacgggccaggccaccgtgggggcacccccctgggcaagATCgcccacgctgcccccccccccccccccccccccaggaacccggtgctcgcccgcgccgccttgtcccgccggtaagagaggtggtttaatccacgctggcgggacaggtaacctagcagcaggacttcggcccatccaggccggagaatcgcgggggggggggggggggggggggggctgccaaccggcccggcgcgattcccgcccccaccgaatctccggtgccggagaattcggcaaccggcgggggcgggaatcacgccagcccccgccgattctccgaccggcgggggctcggagaatctcgccccagatttgcaTTGAGGTTACTTGGATTTGACAGTCAATTTAACAAAAAAAGTCGAATTCAGTGAAATTTTAATCCTGTTTTGCTGTTTGGTGCCGCTTATATAATTCAGAAAAGATAACTCCTTCCATTACTAGCAAAACCATTGACCTACAAAAGTGCAATATATCTATTTGTGTATTTAAAATTGCCATCGAGTCTGTGTGTAAAATTTCAGTATTTATTGTGAGGTTGGTTTATATCTTGCATCAGTCTGCTGACAGAAACATAGGCTCTCACATGCGGAAAGTTCAATTATAGTATTCTTGGTATTGCAATAGACTCTATTTCATCAAATTGTGGTTTGAATACCAATTTCCTTCCTGAAGCTGAACTGCAATAGCAATGACTTTTTTTGTTTGCGTGATAAATCATGTTGTGTTGTCAGTTGAGCTTTTAGTTCCAAAACAAAATGGAAGCATTCCTGGTTTATTTTTGGACTGTTTATCAGTCAAGTGCTCTGTAAAGATCTACTCCTGTAAGTAAATCATCATTCCATGTGAACAGAAGTGTGATCTTTAAATACACAAGATGTGGTAATGCACCTCTGCCCCAAGTTGAAGCAGAACAGCATTATTACAGTAATATCATCTTTTCAAATGGCACATTTGAAGTCAGTGTACGAGGTTTTGGATAAGAGAAAAAAGTCTGTTATGTTGATCCATGTGGCTTAAGACTATAAGCTGTGAATGAGGTTTCATTTAAACCTCCTAGCACAAAAACAGTAATAGAGCAAATGCTAAAGGTCGCAACATAGATCTCCTCAACTCCTGAAGTAATAGGACATGGCTTCACATGGAAGAATATAAATCTACTGCACAGAACCATGAGACTGGATTTCATGGGTGTGGGGTGACCCAATTCATTCCCACCAAAGCCCCAAATATGAATGTCAGGGGTGAGCCCACTTGGCAAGGTCACTGCATATCCATTTAATGATCATCAGGCCATTAGCTCCAATATGAGGAGGTAGTCCAATCTCGAGCTGCTGGCCAATGAAGTAACTAGCAGCTCTTTAGACCCAGCAATTCATCTAGAAGCAGTGACCACTGGGACTTCAGCCAGTCCTAAAGGAGGCGTTCAGCGATGGAGACTAGACTTCTTAAGGAGAGTCTGGGTCTGATCAGGGCCAGGCTAGCAGGTGGGGATGTGGGCGGGCAGGAGAGGGATGGGGAAACATGGGGGTGGAAAGGGGTGATGGGAAAAGGGGGCATGTAAAAGTAACAACAGGCGCCAAATGAGATCTGCCAGGCTGGACACTTGCTATCGATCTAGCCATCAGCAGTATAATCCAAGCATCAGGAAGCTCTTGTTTGACCATTCGTCGGCCGCTTAAGGACTGCAATTTGCCTACCGTTGAGCAGGCCTCCTGACACCATCCCCTGCATTGGGAAAACTATGATAGTGGCACTGGGAATGACATCATGCCATGGCCCCAGTTTTATGGCCCCCCCTGTCTGCAGGTTGTGTACTATTCACCTTGCTGTGTACCATTCTTGTAAGCAGCAGCATGCACCGAAATATGTATGTGAACAAGTTGATAGCAAAGTCTTCCAAACTGCATGAAACATCTGTACAGCAAAAAAAAATGTGTTTTACTTGTGTTAACTTCTCAAGGATTGGCCGTTTGACGATGGTGATCCACCTCCAAGCAAAATTGTGGAGGATTGGCTGAATTTGCTTAAAACTAAGTTTACCGAACAGCCTGGTTGCTGTGTAGCAGTCCATTGTGTTGCTGGCCTTGGGCGGTAAGTAGATGTGAATGTAGACAAATATTTAACATGACATATGTCCTTTCGCTTTTAACATCATAATACCAAAGGCTGGTATTCTCATTAACAGCTGTTGATTCAGATAAACTGGGACTGGCAGAAACCTGCAGCCTTTTCAAACTAACCAAACATAACTGATTGGCTGAAACGCAGACtaggctaaatttgaatatttgtggaggtactagttttaatttgattcaaattactatttttaaattgatttgaattactatttttaaaattttttaatctCACTTAAAAACTATTTTGGCAAGGTAAAATATTCAGGGATAAAGCTAATAaaatagtatacaggagattgaatATAATCCGACACACAAACATCTTACTAAAGttttaaaggtttaatttaaaggaataattcttggcaggacagctccaagacgtggtctgctcctcttgctccatgtggcaggctgggaacagttccagtccccagggtcagcatgtgtgcaggaagtgtctccagttacagctcctggaagctcgagtttcagagctggagcggcggctggagacactgtggagcatccgcgagtcggagagcatcgtggatagcacgtatagagaggtggtcacaccgcaggctcaggctccggaggcaggaagggaatgggtgaccaccagacagagcaagagagcgaggcaggtagtgcaggagtctcctgtggccattcccctgctttggatactgttgaagggaatggcctctcaggggaaaacagcaacagccaaacttgtggcaccacggttggttctgctgcagaggggaggggtgataagtgtgacagtgcaatagttataggggattcaattgtaaggggaatagacaggcgtttctgtgaccgcaaacgagactccaggatggtatgttgcctccctggtgctagggtcaaggaagtCTCGGAGcgagtacaggacattctggagggggaggggtggtgaacagccagtggtcgtggtacacatcggtacaaacgacataggtttaaaaaaaaaggaatgaggtcctaaaagcagaatacagggtgttaggaaggaagttaagaaatcggacctcgaaggtagtgatctcgggGTTaccaccggtgccacgtgctaatcagagtagaaatgacagaatATATAGgacgaatacgtggctgaagggatggtgtcagggggacggtttcagattcctggggcattgggaccggttctgggagaggtgggacctgtacaaactggacaggttacacctgagcaggactggaactgatgtcctatttgctagagcggttggggagtgtttaaactaatgtggcaggggggtgggaaacaatgcaggaagtcggaaggtagtaaaacaagggcagaaacaaaaggcagtaagggggaaagtaaggcagagaagccatagtcaaaaatcaaaaagggtgacagtgcaaggtacagtgactgaggggagctcagtgagtaggcccagtaatactaaaagaaataaaacgggaagtaaaaacataaatggaaagcgacgcggtagGTTGTTACAtggagatatgggttcaacgacaaggaaaattaggagaaacgttaagaggaaaaataacttaggagaggttactgatcaaggtgttaagattgaaaacagaggtataaaagccaacataaatggACTTTAccggaatgctcgtagtattcggaataaggtaaattagttgatggcgcaaatcatcgtgaatggcgatgatttagtggccattactgaaacatggttaaaggatggtcacgactgggagttaaacatCCAATGGTATTCaatctatttggaaggacagagtggatgataaaggaggtggtgtagctctgttatttaaggatgacatccgggcaatagtaagggatgacatcggtgctgtggaggataaggttgaatccatttgagtggaaatccggaatagtaaggcaaaaaagtcactgatgggagtagtctataccccaccaaatagtaacattacagtggggcaggcaataaacaaagaaataactgatgcatgtagaaatggtacagcagttatcatggggaattttaatctacatgtcgattggtttaaccaggtcggtcaaggcagccttgaggaggagtttatcgaatgtatccacgatagaacagtatgtaatggaacctacgagggaacaagcggtcctagatctggtcctgtgtaattcgacaggattgattaatgatctcatagttagggatcctctcggaaggagcgatcataatatggtggaatttaaaatacagatggagggtgagaaggtaaattcaaatactagtgttttgtgcttaaacaaaggagattacaatgggatgagaagagctagctaaggtagactgggagcaaagactttatggtgaaacagttgaggaacagtggagaaccttccaagcgatttttcacggtgctcagcaaaggtttataccaacaaaaaggaaggacggtagaaagagggaaaatcgactgtggaaatctaaggaaataagggagagtatcaaattaaaggaaaaagcatacaaagtggcaaaggttagtgggaggctagaggactgggaaatcttcagggggcaacagaaagctactaaaaaagctataaagaagagtaagatggattatgagagtaaacttgctcagaatataaaaacagatagtaaaagtttctacaaatatataaaacaaaaaagagtggctaaggtaaatattggtcctttagaggatgagaagggagatttaataatgggagatgaggaaatggctgaggtactgaacaggttttttgggtcggtcttcacagtggaacacacaaataacatgccagtgactgatggaaatgaggcgatgacaggtgaggaccttgagatgattgttatcactaaggaaatagtgatgggcaagctaatggggctaaaggtagacaagtctcctggacctgatgaaatgcatcccagagtgctaaaagagatggctagggaaattgcaaatgcactagtgataatttaccaaaattcactggactcgggtggtcccggcggattggaaattagcaaacatgacaccactgcttaaaaaaggaggtaggcagaaagcgggtaattataggccagttaacttaacttcggtagaagggaagatgctggaatctatcatcaacgaagaaatagcgaggtatctggatggaaattgtcccattgggcagacgaagaatgggttcataaagagcaggtcgtgcctaactaatatagtggaattttctgatggtattaccagtgcggtagataacggggagccaatggatgtggtatatctggatttccagaaagcttttgacaaggtgccacacaaaagattgctgcatggcattaagggtaaagtagtagcatggatagaggattggttaattaatagaaagcaaagagtggggattaatgggtgtttctctggttggcaatcagtagatagtgatgtccctcaggattcagtgttgggcccacaattgttcacaatttacattgatgatttggagttggagagcaagtgcaatgtgtccaagtttgcagacgacaccaagatgagtggtaaagcaaaaaggtcagaagataccggaagtctgcagagggatttggataggttaagtgaatggactagggtctggcagatggaatacaatgttgacaaatgtgaggttatccattttggtaggaataatagcaaaagggattattatttaaatgataaaatattaaaacatgccgctgtgcatagagacctgggtgtgctagtgcatgagtcgcaaaaagttggtttacaggtgcaacaggtgattaagaaggcaaatggagttttgtccttcattgctcgagggatggagtttaagactacggaggttatgctgcaattgtataaggtgttagtgaggtcacacctggagttttggtctccttacctgagaaagaacgtactggcgctggggggtgtgcagaggagattcactaggttaatcccagagctgaaggggttggattacgaggagaagttgagtagactgggactgtactcgttggaattcagaaggatagttttttgaagaataaagggattaagggttatggtgttcgggccggaaagtggagctgagtccacaaaagatcagccatgatctcatcgaatggcggagcaggctcgaggggccagaaggcctacttctgctcctagttctaatgttcttataACAAAATGGTTTTTAGGAGGGGAAACTCGAGCATTGAGTAGGAATAAGGAAGAAGTGTTGACTTTGTGGGGTCAGTGGTGACTTGGGAACAATGCAGCAGTCCTAAACTAGCAGATCTAAACTTGTAGCTCTACAATGTTCTGAATGTGGTCCCACCGATACAATGTAAGCATTTTATTATCTTTGCTCCCAAAGTTATAAATGATCAGTAATAGTGCTTTGATATTTTTCCTCCTCCATCTTTGCTTAAAATAGACCCTCTTATCATGTATCCTAATGTAGTATGCATGACCTTGAATTCATCGGTCTCATCGATATGTGGGATTCATTATTTTGTATAACCATGTATGTTAAAAGAGATGAGGCAATGATATTTGCCATTCTCACCTAAGAgtcaaaaaaaaaagaagaatgtgGATTCAAGTCCCGCTCCAGAGACTTGAAAAAATTTATGCTGATGCTCCTGTGCACTACTaaagcagtgctgcactatcagatgttAAACTGAGATCTCTGCCACTGCTCATGTGGCTGCAAAGGACCCCAGGTCACCATTTCGGAGAAAAAGAACAGGAGAGAGATCCTGGTATCTTGCCCagtgtttatccctcaatcaacataattaaaaacagattatctgattgctgagtgtgagagcttgtgtgcaaattggctgtcaggtttcccacattacaacagtgattcacTTCAAAATGACTTAATTAGCTGGAGAGTGCTTTGGATATCCTGGCGTTGTAAAAAGTGCTCTATAAATGCAGTTTGTTTTTGCTATATTGATATTGACTGTTTTAACCACAGAGCTCCTGTATTGGTAGCAGTTGCTCTTATTGAAAGTGGAATGAAGTATGAAGATGCGATTCAATTCATCAGACAGTAAGTGCCAATTGTTCTTGGAAAAACAGTTCTTGACTGTCACGGTTTGCTGTGAATTGTTCTGATCTTCTGTGATAGCAGATCTTCACTTTTACCTGGCTGCTTTTGACAGATAAACTTTGCCTCTGCACAATGCAGAAGAAACATTGGACTAATTGATTTTTAACTTGCACGTGAGAGTTTAAATTGGACATGAACTGGCAGATGCATATTGTTATTTGAGGAGATTGCAGCGAATTTTATTGCAGGTGGACCTCTCATCCTGGGACTTCACCCCCGCTCAAACTGAACACAAGAGGAAAGTCCTTTAAATTCCCTAACTGTTGTGGTGAAAGCAGCTCCACCCATCCTTCTTTAAAGCCAGAAACCTTTttttctctccaaccccccccccccagggcgtaACATGATCCTGTTATGACGGAATAAACACGCAGGCTGTGTCCTTCTTCGCAGAGCTGCCAAAATTATCGATGGTGTTTAACCTTGATAAATGCAGCTTTGCACCTACCCTCTGGTCACTAATAGTAAAAACGAAGTCCAAATTGAATGTGTGCCTCCTTAGAAATTCTGTGTAATTACTCATCTTTCCAGGGTTTACTCAGCCTACACCATAGTGTTCTCGAGTTCTGTTCCCAGCTGACACTGTAACTAGGGTAACATTTGTTGAGATAAGCTGCCTGAGATGGCCGTGGCTGATTCTCATACAGTTGATTTTGAACATCTGGGACACCTATGGCCGGCTAATCTCTAAATTGGGCACATTGCAATATAAAGATTTAAAAAGCACTTTATTTTCACTGACGTTTTTGCATTTCTTTTCACCCTTTCTCCCTGTCCTTATTGAAATAGGAAACGAAGAGGTGCCATCAACAGCAAACAACTCTTATACTTGGAAAAGTATCGGCCAAAGATGAGACTTCGAATCAAGGCCCATAACAATCACAAGAACAGTTGCGCCATCGTATGAATTTGATACATTCAGCCAACAATGGTTTACAgtgattttttataaaaaataaaatgcCATTGGGTTTCCTGTCTTCAAATCCAATAGGATGTCTTTTTCTGCCTTTAGTAACTTGAATATTTATTTATACAAAAGTCACCAACTAGAAGGAAATACAATTATTTTGGAAGCTTGTTGACTGGTTAAAGGTTACAAGAACATTTGCCATAAGAGACGGGCTAATATTTCACTATCTACAATTTTGTGTATGCCATTTTAAACAAGAAAAACCCT
This Scyliorhinus torazame isolate Kashiwa2021f chromosome 11, sScyTor2.1, whole genome shotgun sequence DNA region includes the following protein-coding sequences:
- the LOC140385782 gene encoding protein tyrosine phosphatase type IVA 2-like isoform X1, encoding MARMNRPAPVEVSYKHMRFLITHNPTNATLGAFIEELHKYGVTTVVRVCDATYDKSPVENEGIEVIDWPFDDGDPPPSKIVEDWLNLLKTKFTEQPGCCVAVHCVAGLGRAPVLVAVALIESGMKYEDAIQFIRQKRRGAINSKQLLYLEKYRPKMRLRIKAHNNHKNSCAIV
- the LOC140385782 gene encoding protein tyrosine phosphatase type IVA 2-like isoform X2, giving the protein MNRRRAELHKYGVTTVVRVCDATYDKSPVENEGIEVIDWPFDDGDPPPSKIVEDWLNLLKTKFTEQPGCCVAVHCVAGLGRAPVLVAVALIESGMKYEDAIQFIRQKRRGAINSKQLLYLEKYRPKMRLRIKAHNNHKNSCAIV